A section of the Glandiceps talaboti chromosome 8, keGlaTala1.1, whole genome shotgun sequence genome encodes:
- the LOC144438958 gene encoding N(4)-(Beta-N-acetylglucosaminyl)-L-asparaginase-like, with protein MMEKSGIVIPLIFHLLCINTGWAAELPVVIVTWEYPNATHVAYNTLMEGGSALDAVENGCTFCEDYPSVCRYSVGYEGKVDENGEATLDAMIMDGITHNVGAVGGIRRIKRATSVARHVLDYTLHSLIVGDLATDFATDFVGLKAENLSTEYNREVYGNWKDNDCSPNFWVDVEPDPSESCGPYSPKQTSATAQLQTEEYSTPYNHDTIGVVVIDGESNVAVGASTNGLNHKIPGRVGDSPIPGAGSYADNDVGGAAATGDGDIMIRFLPSYQTVENMRNGMPPALAAHDALQRIAAKYPQFNGAMIAASKAGEYGVACHGYTAVQFCVQNESTGGPYCGEITCDDVIFVKASTDRPASFLLHHLLTLSIVFKFLL; from the exons ATGATGGAGAAATCTGGTATAGTGATACCGCTAATATTTCATCTTCTGTGTATCAATACAGGATGGGCTGCCGAGTTGCCTGTAGTTATCGTCACCTGGGAATATCCAAATGCGACACATGTTG CATACAATACATTGATGGAAGGGGGAAGTGCACTGGACGCTGTAGAAAATGGATGTACGTTTTGTGAAGACTATCCGTCTGTATGTCGATACAGTGTTGGATATGAAGGAAA gGTAGATGAAAACGGTGAAGCTACTCTTGATGCCATGATTATGGATGG GATAACTCACAATGTTGGTGCCGTAGGGGGAATCAGACGAATAAAACGAGCGACATCAGTGGCAAGACATGTACTAGACTACACTCTCCATTCGTTGATAGTTGGCGACCTCG CAACTGACTTTGCTACTGATTTTGTTGGTCTGAAGGCAGAGAACCTCTCAACTGAGTATAACAG GGAGGTGTACGGTAATTGGAAAGATAACGACTGCAGCCCGAACTTCTGGGTG GATGTTGAACCCGATCCCAGCGAGTCTTGTGGCCCGTACTCACCAAAACAAACTTCAGCGACAGCACAGCTTCAAACGGAAGAATATAGCACACCATATAACCACGATACAATAG GAGTTGTTGTTATCGATGGAGAGTCAAATGTAGCAGTTGGTGCCTCCACCAATGGCCTTAACCACAAAATCCCAGG tcGTGTGGGAGATTCACCAATACCAGGCGCAGGTTCCTATGCTGATAATGACGTTGGGGGCGCTGCAGCGACTGGCGATGGTGACATAATGATCAGATTCCTTCCAAG TTATCAGACGGTTGAAAATATGCGGAATGGCATGCCTCCAGCACTAGCAGCCCATGACGCCTTACAGAGAATCGCTGCCAAGTATCCTCAGTTTAATGGCGCTATGATTGCAGCATCGAAAGCTGGGGAGTACG GTGTAGCTTGTCATGGATACACGGCAGTGCAATTTTGTGTCCAGAACGAATCCACCGGTGGTCCTTATTGTGGAGAAATAACATGCGATGACGTAATATTCGTCAAAGCAAGCACTGATAGACCAGCATCGTTTTTGCTTCACCATCTTCTTACTCTTTCTATTGTTTTTAAATTCTTGCTTTGA